The following are from one region of the Melaminivora suipulveris genome:
- a CDS encoding SDR family NAD(P)-dependent oxidoreductase — protein sequence MFDLKDNIAVVTGGASGIGQGIAGMLAKAGARVMVCDIDEDQGKKTASKIGGEFHQLDVTDRSAAERVIETIVQQHGRIDILAANTGIYPEVTIEDMTEDDWDKVQGINLKGIFFIAKPALAAMKRQGYGRVILTSSITGDITGYPGGAFYGATKAAILGFMRSAALEYARHGVTVNAIQPGMIATEGLKKQLGVLSEKGAKAVPMKRLGEPEDVGAAVCFFASSEAKYITGQALVIDGGQILPETPDVIA from the coding sequence ATGTTCGACCTGAAAGACAACATCGCCGTGGTGACCGGCGGCGCCAGCGGCATCGGCCAGGGCATCGCCGGGATGCTCGCCAAGGCGGGCGCGCGCGTCATGGTCTGCGACATCGACGAGGATCAGGGCAAGAAGACCGCCAGCAAGATCGGCGGCGAGTTCCACCAGCTCGATGTGACCGACCGCTCCGCCGCCGAGCGCGTGATCGAGACCATCGTGCAGCAGCACGGCCGCATCGACATCCTGGCCGCCAACACCGGCATCTACCCGGAAGTGACCATCGAGGACATGACCGAGGACGACTGGGACAAGGTGCAGGGCATCAACCTGAAGGGCATCTTCTTCATCGCCAAGCCGGCGCTGGCCGCCATGAAGCGCCAGGGCTATGGGCGCGTCATCCTCACCTCGTCCATCACCGGCGACATCACCGGCTACCCCGGCGGCGCCTTCTACGGCGCGACCAAGGCGGCCATCCTGGGCTTCATGCGCAGCGCGGCGCTGGAATACGCCCGGCACGGCGTCACCGTGAACGCCATCCAGCCCGGCATGATCGCCACCGAGGGGCTGAAAAAGCAGCTGGGCGTGCTGAGCGAAAAGGGCGCCAAGGCCGTGCCCATGAAGCGCCTGGGCGAGCCTGAGGACGTGGGCGCGGCGGTGTGCTTCTTCGCGTCCAGTGAGGCCAAATACATCACCGGCCAGGCGCTGGTGATCGACGGCGGGCAGATCCTGCCGGAGACGCCCGACGTCATCGCCTGA
- a CDS encoding anti-sigma factor, which yields MDIARHPELLDRLAAAHALGTLRGGARRRFETLARRSPQVRAAALLWHERWSALTELQPAVQPDAAVWARIANQLQADADAAAMQRARSAPPRRAALSWWRAGAVLGACATVAAVAVGLWSHQQLQRGADTQLAALRARAESAEGAMQALAQMPYVAVLAGEQAGASVLVAYDAHSQALVLQRVGGAPEPADRSLQLWALPAQGAPQSLGVLGRERVLRLPAAPAPLHAAVALAISLEPLGGVPGDAGPTGPVLFKGALIRRQV from the coding sequence ATGGACATCGCCCGCCACCCCGAACTGCTGGACCGCCTGGCCGCCGCCCATGCGCTGGGCACGCTGCGCGGCGGCGCCCGCCGGCGTTTCGAGACCCTGGCGCGGCGCTCGCCCCAGGTGCGCGCCGCCGCGCTGCTGTGGCACGAGCGCTGGTCGGCGCTGACCGAATTGCAGCCCGCCGTGCAGCCCGACGCCGCCGTATGGGCGCGCATCGCCAATCAGCTGCAGGCCGATGCCGACGCCGCCGCCATGCAGCGTGCCCGCTCTGCCCCGCCGCGCCGCGCCGCGCTTTCGTGGTGGCGCGCGGGCGCCGTGCTGGGCGCCTGCGCCACGGTGGCGGCCGTCGCCGTGGGGCTGTGGTCGCACCAGCAGCTGCAGCGCGGCGCCGACACGCAACTGGCGGCCCTGCGCGCGCGCGCAGAGAGCGCCGAGGGCGCCATGCAGGCGCTGGCGCAAATGCCCTATGTGGCGGTGCTGGCGGGCGAGCAGGCCGGCGCCTCGGTGCTCGTCGCCTACGACGCGCACAGCCAGGCGCTGGTGCTGCAGCGCGTGGGCGGCGCGCCCGAGCCGGCGGACCGCTCGCTGCAACTGTGGGCGCTGCCGGCGCAGGGCGCGCCGCAATCGCTGGGCGTGCTGGGGCGCGAGCGCGTACTGCGCCTGCCGGCCGCGCCAGCACCGCTGCACGCAGCCGTGGCGCTGGCCATCAGCCTGGAGCCGCTGGGCGGAGTGCCCGGCGACGCCGGACCGACCGGGCCGGTGCTGTTCAAGGGCGCGCTGATCCGGCGCCAGGTCTGA
- a CDS encoding ferritin-like domain-containing protein, producing MHTLISAPSILPAASRRGFLARTGSLSAVAVAMLAGQEALAQGMAADPSKDVSILNVALGLEHEAINAYQLGAASGLLQKPVLDVAVLFQSQHKAHRDALIATIQKLGGRPVAEQSLEQYAQALQASTLKSQADVLALAARLELGATNAYLGVIPAFASRELAGVAGRIAADETMHYTALLNALGRPLPTAALSFGA from the coding sequence ATGCACACCCTCATCAGCGCACCCAGCATCCTGCCCGCCGCCTCGCGCCGCGGCTTTCTGGCCCGCACCGGCTCGCTGTCGGCCGTGGCCGTGGCCATGCTGGCCGGCCAGGAAGCCCTGGCGCAAGGCATGGCGGCCGATCCGTCCAAGGACGTGTCCATCCTCAACGTCGCCCTGGGGCTGGAGCACGAGGCCATCAACGCCTACCAGCTCGGCGCCGCCAGCGGCCTGCTGCAAAAGCCGGTGCTGGACGTGGCGGTGCTGTTCCAGAGCCAGCACAAGGCACACCGCGACGCGCTGATCGCCACCATCCAGAAGCTGGGCGGCAGGCCGGTGGCCGAGCAGTCGCTGGAGCAGTACGCGCAGGCGCTGCAGGCGTCCACGCTCAAGAGCCAGGCCGACGTGCTGGCACTGGCCGCGCGGCTGGAGCTGGGCGCGACCAACGCCTACCTGGGCGTCATCCCGGCCTTTGCCAGCCGCGAGCTGGCGGGCGTCGCCGGGCGCATCGCCGCCGATGAGACCATGCACTACACGGCCCTGCTCAACGCCCTGGGCCGGCCATTGCCAACCGCCGCGTTGAGTTTCGGCGCCTGA
- a CDS encoding RNA polymerase sigma factor → MHAPTDQELMELLDRVALRDEPALRRLYECTCARLYGLALRILGHKDWAEDVLQDSYLNIWRNAPQYRSALSPPLAWMGLVVRSRALDFLRRRRAERLHLNEELNEGQSPADDAGHGPSQLAEASEQAAALHRCLERLEQRQRQVVSLAYLRDLSHADLARQLQIPLGTVKTWVRRGLEQLRRCLAPHV, encoded by the coding sequence ATGCACGCGCCCACCGACCAGGAACTGATGGAACTGCTGGACCGCGTCGCCCTGCGCGACGAACCTGCCCTGCGCCGCCTGTACGAGTGCACCTGCGCCCGGTTGTACGGCCTGGCGCTGCGCATCCTGGGCCACAAGGACTGGGCCGAGGACGTGCTGCAGGACAGCTACCTGAACATCTGGCGCAACGCGCCCCAGTACCGCAGCGCCCTCAGCCCGCCGCTGGCCTGGATGGGCCTGGTGGTGCGCAGCCGGGCGCTGGACTTCCTGCGCCGCCGCCGCGCCGAGCGGCTGCACCTGAACGAGGAACTCAACGAGGGCCAGTCGCCCGCGGACGACGCCGGCCACGGCCCTTCGCAGCTGGCCGAGGCCAGCGAGCAGGCCGCGGCGCTGCACCGGTGCCTGGAGCGGCTGGAGCAGCGCCAGCGTCAGGTCGTCAGCCTGGCCTATTTGCGCGACCTGAGCCACGCCGACCTGGCGCGCCAGTTGCAGATCCCGCTGGGCACCGTCAAGACCTGGGTGCGCCGCGGGCTGGAGCAGTTGCGCCGCTGCCTGGCCCCCCACGTCTGA
- a CDS encoding type IIL restriction-modification enzyme MmeI — MGCRRGTAAVHNLILQSNPALVGVNQARAAIEKEAQSVLGARAQFPGSTLYNPLTMPPALPSSTGCWSYASAGKPPTPPPVASGHGPRRGRASLTRSTHRPGPRRAFSMRRG; from the coding sequence GTGGGATGTAGGCGAGGAACGGCAGCAGTCCACAACCTCATTTTGCAGTCGAATCCGGCCTTGGTCGGCGTGAATCAAGCGCGAGCAGCTATCGAAAAAGAAGCGCAATCCGTGCTTGGCGCCCGCGCCCAATTCCCCGGCAGCACGCTGTACAACCCGCTGACCATGCCACCCGCCCTGCCGAGCTCGACTGGCTGCTGGTCCTACGCTAGCGCCGGTAAGCCTCCTACACCGCCGCCCGTCGCAAGCGGCCACGGCCCGCGCCGGGGCCGTGCTAGCTTGACCCGCTCCACCCACCGGCCCGGCCCGCGCCGGGCTTTTTCCATGAGGAGGGGCTGA